GAAATCGAAAGGTACAATGTGTTAATGTAGCTTTTATTGTTGTGTCAGTGGCTATACAATAGTATGCTGTGCTGTGAAGAAGCGTTGCCAACTGTTAAAATAGTTCTATGATTTATAACCCTCTCGTTAGTCGATACTGATTCAAATTGGGCAATATGTATACTTGCTCATTTGTACTTTAACACTTTTGCCtatcaaacacctcaattttaATTGTAACCTAATAAACACCTAAACTTTAAAAAGCATAACTTTTAAACAcctaaactttttttaaaaaaatttttaaacacctaaacttaaaaaaaaaacttttaaatacatggtttaaaagttataaaaataCATGTGGGCAAGTATGCATTTGACTATTCAAATTGACATGCTTAAGACGTGATGAAATTCAAAGCATTGAAATTGGTCTTCTATGGTATTTGGAAACAAATGTATGGATGTACCTACAGAAtcatatatgaaaattttgagTTTGTGTTATGaattactaaatttatttaCAATGACTAAAACCATTACaggaattttcataaaaatttaggtTGCTCAATTATTCACAATTGTTTACTGAAATATTTCAAGCTTCCTGATACATGCTTTTGGAAATACTTCATATACAATTGTCTATTTTTAGATCCTGTATGACCCTGCTCACCTTTACTCTGCTTTTTGTCAAACTAAATGTTAGCGCCAAGCAGCCCTTAGTTGCAGTGTAATATTTAATCCTCATTTAATATTGGCTTTCTTAATTCCTGATGTTTACATAAATATGTTTCCCATTATGTTTCAGGTAACAGCCAGATGGGATCCAGCTGAAGCTTGCAGACCTATAATTGATGAAGCACCAGTATTTTATCCAACTGTTGAGGTATTCTTCCATCAAAATGTGGAAATTTCTTGGTGTTCTATATATTTGGTGTTggtgttttatttatttgatgagAGTATTTTCCCTCAACTCCCTTTTTCCCACTTTGTACATGCTTTGTTTAGGAATTTGAGGATACACTTGGTTACATATCAAAATTACGCTCAAAAGCAGAGTCATTTGGCATATGCCGAATTGTCCCCCCATCATCATGGACGCCTCCTTGCCGTCTCAAAGAGAAAGATATATGGGAAATTGCTAAATTTTCTACACGAATTCAGCAAGTTGACTTGCTTCAAAACAGGGAGCCCATGAGAAAGAAATTTCGCAGCAGGAAACGAAAAAGGAGAAAGCATTCAAAAACTGGCAGAACAAGGAGTCAGGCCACTTCTTGTGAGGCTGATGAAAAATTTGGCTTCCAATCAGGATCAGACTTCACACTTGAAGAATATCACAGATATGCTGATTATTTCAAAGCTTGTTATTTTCAAATGATTGATTCTGTGGAGGATGTAAAGCTTGGTGGGAATGATATTGAACACCAGAAATGGAAACCTTCTGTGGAGGAGATTGAGGGTGAATACTGGCGGATTATTGAACAACCAACAGATGAGGTTGAGGTatgagataaaattttattgattttcttaATGTACTTTAATATTTGTATAGTTATTTCTATGCATCTTATTTCTTATTGTATTGCAGGTATATTATGGAGCTGATCTGGAAACTGGAACATTTGGAAGTGGGTTTCCCAAGGCTTCATCCATGGTAATTGAAGATGATTCACAATCAGAGCAGTATGTTAAGTCTGGCTGGAATCTAAACAACTTCCCACGCCTGCCAGGTTCTGTGCTATGTTTTGAAGAAAGTGATATCTCAGGAGTTCTAGTTCCATGGCTGTATGTTGGAATGTGCTTCTCATCTTTTTGTTGGGTAGGTCAGTAGAAATACTATTCCAGAAGTGGTACAAGAATTGCAATGATAAATGCAAAAAAGTACTGatgtagtttttaattttagttaacttCAACATCTCAAATGCAGGGGGCGTGAAATCATATAATGGCTGTTACATAATGTAACAGCCGTTATGTAACGGGATCTGAGGAGCCGTTACCTGTTTCACCGTTAATTATAGGTCTCCCCTGATTTGCAGGTGTTATAGCTATTACCAGCCATTATATAACGGTAACAGTCGTTACCAACAATCCAccctttcaaaatattttactgtctacataattatttaagctattaattaattaatgataataatgtTTAAGGATGATAGGTTTAATCTTTATTGGACGCATTATGCTTCACATATAGTTGTGTATCTTAATCCTACTTATATCTAccaatattcttttattttataaacttcgcaatttttttttaaatttccacAGCGCCAAGCCGTTACCATTATATTGTTGCTGTTATAGGAATGTTTCCACTATCCATGACCTTGACCAAAAACGTGGCTAGGACAGCGATTTAAAACCATGGCCTAGAGGGCTTGTTGGCATTGCTAGTGAAGCTGCTAATGACAAATCAACTTTCTTAAATGTATTAGTTAccatattaaaattgatttaaaagtatatttgacatattttaataataaaagtgcCAAAATAACAATTTTCTAAAATGGTTTTTAATGGTTGCTTTTCTGGCTATCAACCATAATGCAAAACAGGTTCTAAATCTACTTGATTCTGTTAAGTCTGTGTCAAAGGGCTCTTCTAGAAAATAGGAAATACATTAGTAATTTTGAAAATGGAGCCAGAAAACTTTTATGATTTTTTCTCTTGAAAGAAGAAAATGGAGATAGGGCTGGAATGAACCCTTATTGCTTCTTCTTTTACAGAAAAATTGTCATAAAAATGTTTGGAAGTTTGTATTGATGATGATCAAagtcattttatattttcttccttttgatGGGGACCAGAATTTATTTCTGTTGAGACTTATTTTAGGCATAGATTTCgtaattatttaaatgatatttcatttgtcttttttttttcctctttattGTATCAGGATTTGTCTACACAAGTGTAGTTTTCTGATTCCTTTGAGCACACTAGTCAATTCTATTTGTAATCTCATAAGCACATCACCTTGATAAACAGTGGAAGTCGAATGGAGGATAGTAAGAATGACATTTCATTTCCTGAATGCACTAGTTTACTGATGCCTTCtccctttttaatttcttttgaaaCAGCATGTTGAGGATCACCACCTTTATTCTCTCAACTATTTACATTGGGGTGATCCAAAGATTTGGTATGGAGTGCCTGGAAGTGATGCTTCTAATTTGGAGGATGCAATGAGAAAGCATTTACCTGATTTGTTTGCAGAACAACCTGATTTACTCCATGAACTGGTAAGGAAATGATTGCTTTTATTTCTTAGTATGCGAGCATCTAAATAAGAGTACAATCTATTCGAATTTGCATTGATTTATCATAATCAATTATCTAACACAATTCAATATCTCAAATTTCATGCTTATCATTTTCTGTTTGTCTTTGTTCCCATGTCCCTTAAGAAATGTTGATGAATATTTTTCTGCCGTATCAACACTGAAACTACTCAGTTACTGATGCACAAGATCTACTTGAAGGGGCATAAGGAAGAATGTTAAGCAAGGGATAAAGTTTGAGAAGGATGTTTGGGTGTTCTATTAGCAATTGTTCAAATGAATAGCATTTCGTTTTGCTTACAGCCAAATGATACTGTTATCTTGTTAATGCATAGATGATGTATTATATTATGCTTGAAGTTTTAATCTTGTTCCTTGGATGATACTAGTCAGTCAATTTACATTATTATATTCTGTTATTAATGTGCATTGATGCCACACAATATCATGAACAAGGAATATATTTCAATATGTTTCTGCTTTGAAATAGACATGTTTAACTGCCAAGTGTCTAGTTGTCCATCTTTGTGATACTTCTGATCAATAGTCACTAGTCTTTTATATGGAGTACCAAATTATGAAACCATtagatttcttttcttttacatttgACCTAAACACTGCTTTTGGATTTCATTGGTGGTTTGATCTTAGGTAACTCAACTATCTCCTTCAGTTCTGAAAGCTGAGAGTGTCCCAGTGTACCGAGTTGTCCAGCACTCTGGGGAGTTTGTTCTTACCTTTCCCAGGGCATACCATTCTGGCTTTAATTGTGGCTTCAACTGTGCAGAAGCAGTGAATGTAGCCCCTGTTGATTGGCTAGCACATGGGCAGCATGCAGTTGAGCTCTACAGTAAGCAGCATCGCAAGACATCTATATCCCATGACAAGCTACTACTTGGATCAGCTCAGGAAGCTGTCCGGGCCCTTTCAGAGCTGCTAGTTCTTGGTAAAGAAACTCCTGGAAACTTGAGGTGGAGAAGTGTCTGCGGGAAGGATGGACTGCTTACCCAAGCAGTTAAGGTACTCACCCCTCTATGCAAAGATGCACTATTTTTGGGTCTAAATTTACTTGATAACTatagatgataatttttttttcaaatgatcTCTTACAGACAAGGGTACAGATGGAGGAGGAAACACTACAACATCTTCCAACTCATCTAAAATTGCAAAAGATGGACAAGGAGTTTGATTTGTGTAGTGAGAGAGAATGTTTCACTTGCTTCTATGACTTGCATTTGTCTGCTGCCAGCTGCAAATGCTCCCCTGAAAAATTTGCATGTCTTAAACATGCAAACCATTTTTGTTCATGTAAACTAGATGACAAATTTGTAGTCCTGCGTTACACAATGACCGAGTTAAATACAATAGTCAAAGCATTGGAAGAAGAATTAGATGCTATAAAAATGTGGACATCTAAGGATCCTAAATTGGATTGTGATGATGACAGTGGTGCTCATATATCTAAGCTGGATCAGAAGGGTGAGTCATTCCAAACCAGCTACTCGAAGCAGAGGGAAAGTCCATCTTGTTCCCCAAGAGCAGAAGAAATATTGGGCACCAGTGTCTCATGCTGTTCAAATAATCAAGTTTGTTTGGAAGTAATGCAGTCTGATGGCCATGGAAATGCCTTCAACAGTGATGCTTTGATTGTGAAGAAAAAAGCAAAGGTGAAGCAAGAGAGTTTCATTGATTTAAATCTTGATTTTATGTCTGTTGATCATGAAAATGAGCTTGTCCCCTCATCTGATAACTACAACAATAAAGTTGTCTCAGATATGGAGATGAACTTGTCAGTTGGTAAGCAAGAGAAAGTTAGTAATTCTAATGCAGCAAACGAGCCAGATGTATCACAAGTTGATAGTGATTGTAATTCATCAGAATTGCATCAATTTTCAAATCAAGTTCGCAGTTCTGATACTCGTGCAATTGGCAAGTCGTTTGGGGTGGATCTTTCAATTCTGCGGTCATATTCAATGGTGCCGTCTGAAAGCTTTTCTGACACCAAAACACTCAACACCTTAGATGTTAGACAATCTATAGATGACCAAAACAATCCTGCAAAGAATTTAGGCTTTTTGGTTGAACCTCTAAATTTTGGCTGTGTTGTGTTTGGAAAGCTTTGGTGCAGTAGGTATGCCATATTCCCAAAAGGTATACAAATTTGCTTGAATATACTTTTATGAAGCTCCCTTTGCCTTTCTGTAGTTTCTTTCTTTGTATCAGAGAATCCAATCTTATTGTTCtttttttggttgattttaCAGGGTTTAGAAGCCGAGTTAAGTTCTTTAGTGTGCTTGATCCAAGAAAAATTTGTAGCTATATTTCAGAAGTAGTGGATGCTGGACTCATTGGCCCTCTTTTTAAGGTGGGTTTTCCTCAATAATCCCAAGATTCTTCATGATCTACTTTATAAGCTGCAAACGGCCCTCTTATAAAGATTTTGGGTATTCAAATATGCAACTAGGATTTCTGTTTGAGCTTAATTCAAGCTCTTCTACCAGTATAAACAATTGAATACACACTTCATTTTATGTACTTCTGATGACTGAATGATGCTATTTTAATTTGCCAACCATTATATTTTTGGAACTCTTGTCATTCTCATATCTGTTACAAGACCAATTATGCAAGTGATTAAAGTCAATGACAAAGGGCATACCATTATTCCCTGATGCTATAGAATATGTCAAATAAACACCAGAGTTTTACAGGAGTTCAAAGTCAACTCTTACATGTAACCAATTGCAATGGTAATTCTTGCATGCATAAGATTATTGTGATGTTGAATATCAACTGCAAATGGTGGAGCTTGTTCTTAAAAAGGTCACTATTTTGACCTCAGGTTGGTTAAGCTAATGAAGGAATCCTTGGTAACTGAATTGTGAACAAGCTCAATCAGCTTGGTTGAATCAAATCCCTATATTGGTTTTCCATTTGAGACCATGTTTTTTTTTCAATGTTTGTCCTAAATGAAGTTTTAAATTGGATTTGCTCTTGAACGGTAACATTATGCTTCCTGTTTATTCATAGAAAGATATTGTTTGCATAGATAGTTGACCTTGTAATTGTCATctaaccttcaaaacttttcccCAAATTTCAGGTATCTTTAGAAGAATGCCCAAGAGAAGCATTTGCTAATGTTTCAGCAGAAAAGTGCTGGGAAATGGTGCTGCAACGACTGAATGAGGAAATTACACGACTAAACAGCATACGAGAAAGGGGACTGCCTCCTGTGCTGCCTTTGCAGAATATTAATGGACTCAAAATGTTTGGGTTTCTCTCTTCGCCAATTGTTCGGGTAAAGTTAAATTTTCTATCTGCACACCTCAATCAGATTAAACAACTATTTTCCTTACAGAATTTCAAACAGT
The genomic region above belongs to Manihot esculenta cultivar AM560-2 chromosome 3, M.esculenta_v8, whole genome shotgun sequence and contains:
- the LOC110612395 gene encoding lysine-specific demethylase JMJ18 is translated as MEQFKTTSATASQSHIKEDSSFKHTSKNDGNLERSGSPRNRKVTARWDPAEACRPIIDEAPVFYPTVEEFEDTLGYISKLRSKAESFGICRIVPPSSWTPPCRLKEKDIWEIAKFSTRIQQVDLLQNREPMRKKFRSRKRKRRKHSKTGRTRSQATSCEADEKFGFQSGSDFTLEEYHRYADYFKACYFQMIDSVEDVKLGGNDIEHQKWKPSVEEIEGEYWRIIEQPTDEVEVYYGADLETGTFGSGFPKASSMVIEDDSQSEQYVKSGWNLNNFPRLPGSVLCFEESDISGVLVPWLYVGMCFSSFCWHVEDHHLYSLNYLHWGDPKIWYGVPGSDASNLEDAMRKHLPDLFAEQPDLLHELVTQLSPSVLKAESVPVYRVVQHSGEFVLTFPRAYHSGFNCGFNCAEAVNVAPVDWLAHGQHAVELYSKQHRKTSISHDKLLLGSAQEAVRALSELLVLGKETPGNLRWRSVCGKDGLLTQAVKTRVQMEEETLQHLPTHLKLQKMDKEFDLCSERECFTCFYDLHLSAASCKCSPEKFACLKHANHFCSCKLDDKFVVLRYTMTELNTIVKALEEELDAIKMWTSKDPKLDCDDDSGAHISKLDQKGESFQTSYSKQRESPSCSPRAEEILGTSVSCCSNNQVCLEVMQSDGHGNAFNSDALIVKKKAKVKQESFIDLNLDFMSVDHENELVPSSDNYNNKVVSDMEMNLSVGKQEKVSNSNAANEPDVSQVDSDCNSSELHQFSNQVRSSDTRAIGKSFGVDLSILRSYSMVPSESFSDTKTLNTLDVRQSIDDQNNPAKNLGFLVEPLNFGCVVFGKLWCSRYAIFPKGFRSRVKFFSVLDPRKICSYISEVVDAGLIGPLFKVSLEECPREAFANVSAEKCWEMVLQRLNEEITRLNSIRERGLPPVLPLQNINGLKMFGFLSSPIVRAIEALDPNHQCIEYWNNRHMNLTSTSEVGESPFRLNCKLLESKAKLGINAVAKDLDNLATEGHLDEEGARQVLQGLFKKASPGELQTMHRIFSGEAQSAEWKAAFATLKEEINKTSI